One Paralichthys olivaceus isolate ysfri-2021 chromosome 8, ASM2471397v2, whole genome shotgun sequence genomic region harbors:
- the uso1 gene encoding general vesicular transport factor p115 isoform X1 translates to MNFFRGVMGGQAVGPQPSGAETIQKLCDRVASSTLLEDRRDAVRALKSLSKKYRMEVGTQAMDHLINILQTDRSDSEILGYALDTLYNIICNDEEEEQDAVTPLPVSGKHKNVSAPDENAQKQADDLGAQFTDTFIQEPEHVSLILSLLEEFDFHVRWPGVKLLTALLKNQCTQVQGVILVSPMGVSRLMDLLADSREVIRNDGLLLLQQLTKSNAAIQKIVAFENAFERLLDIITEEGSSDGGIVVEDCLLLLLNLLKNNSSNQNFFKEGSYIQRMKPWFEVGDDNSGWSAQKVTNLHLMLQLVRVMVSPVNSPGATASCQKSMYQCGLLQQLCTILMATGVPADILTETINTVSEVIRGSQVNQDYFASVNAPSNPPRPAIVVLLMSMVNERQPFVLRCAVLYCFQCFLYKNQKGQGEIVATLLPSTIDANSISAGQLLCGGLFSADSLSNWCAAVALAHALQDNLTQKEQLLRVQLATSLGKPPVSLLQQCTNILSQGDKIVRRGSKVQTRVGLLMLLCTWISNCPIAVTHFLHNQENVPFLTAQISENLGEDERLVQGLCALLLGICIYHNDNSLENYTKDKLKQLIEKRIGKENFVEKLCFITKHELYSRAAQKPQPVFPSPEQMLFDHEFTKLVKDLEGVITKAVHKSSEEEKKEEEVKKTLEQHDNIVTQYKELIREQDAQIQELKEQVESMTSQNEQMQTTVTQQLSQIQQHKDQYNILKLKLGKENQSQVNGQGEGSQVNGLQTEELTQLREEVEELRKQQTLLQTQLSDKDALINSLKSEAAQTAEGSAGATENTELLKELEALRSQLQSQSSEINQLKTERQELVRRAEAGSSNAVPSSDSSIDTAKMAELESRLAAQTTETERLKEETKSLTASRADLEQQLASATSTVAILQTEKAKQQTDLQESKKEQDDLLMLLADQDQKIHSLKQRLKGLGETVEDEDDLDARDQTDDDDEEDEEED, encoded by the exons ATGAACTTCTTCAGGGGGGTGATGGGCGGACAGGCGGTCGGGCCGCAGCCGTCCGGAGCCGAGACG ATCCAGAAGCTGTGTGACAGGGTGGCCTCCTCAACACTCCTGGAAGACCGTAGAGATGCTGTTCGGGCGCTCAAGTCTCTGTCTAAG AAATATCGCATGGAAGTTGGGACACAGGCGATGGATCACTTGATTAACATACTGCAAACAGACAG GTCTGACTCGGAAATCCTTGGCTATGCTTTGGACACACTGTACAACATCATCTGcaatgatgaggaggaagagcaag ACGCAGTAACCCCGCTCCCTGTCTCAGGGAAGCATAAGAATGTGTCCGCACCTG ATGAGAATGCCCAGAAGCAGGCAGATGACCTCGGTGCCCAGTTTACAGACACGTTCATTCAGGAGCCTGAGCATGTGTCGCTTATTCTCTCTCTGTTGGAG GAGTTTGACTTCCACGTGCGTTGGCCGGGGGTGAAGCTGTTGACTGCTCTCCTGAAGAATCAGTGTACCCAGGTGCAGGGCGTCATTCTGGTCAGCCCCATGG gTGTTTCCAGACTAATGGACCTTTTGGCAGACTCTAGAGAAGTAATTCGCAATGAT GGATTACTGTTGCTTCAGCAGCTGACTAAAAGCAACGCTGCCATTCAGAAAATCGTGGCATTTGAAAACGCTTTTGAGCGCCTCTTGGATATAATTACAGAGGAAGGTAGCAGTGATGGAG GTATCGTGGTGGAAgactgtttgctgctgctgctcaatcTGCTGAAGAACAACAGCTCCAACCAGAATTTCTTCAAGGAGGGCTCCTACATCCAGAGAATGAAGCCCTGGTTCGAGGTCGGTGACGATAACTCGGGCTGGTCTGCTCAGAAGGTCACCAACCTCCACCTAATGCTGCAG CTGGTGCGAGTGATGGTGTCTCCAGTGAACTCTCCTGGAGCGACAGCCAGTTGTCAGAAGTCCATGTACCAGTGTGGCCTGCTGCAGCAGTTATGCACCATCCTCATGGCCACTGGTGTTCCTGCTGACATCCTCACTGAG ACCATCAACACTGTATCAGAGGTCATCAGGGGCTCACAGGTCAACCAGGACTACTTTGCTTCTGTCAATGCTCCTTCAAACCCACCGAG ACCAGCGATCGTGGTCCTGCTCATGTCCATGGTGAATGAGAGACAACCGTTCGTACTTCGCTGTGCAGTCCTCTACTGTTTCCAGTGTTTCCTCTACAAAAACCAGAAAGGCCAGGGGGAGATAGTGGCGACACTGTTGCCTTCCACTATTGATG ccAACTCCATCTCAGCGGGTCAGCTGCTGTGCGGAGGCCTCTTCTCAGCAGACTCTCTGTCCAACTGGTGCGCAGCCGTGGCCTTGGCTCATGCATTGCAGGACAACCTCACCCAGAAGGAGCAGCTGCTCAGGGTTCAACTTGCCACTAGTCTGGGCAAACCCCccgtctctctgctgcagcagtgcACCAACATCCTCTCCCAG GGAGATAAGATCGTCCGGCGG GGCAGTAAAGTACAGACCAGGGTCGGCCTCCTCATGCTGCTGTGTACGTGGATCAGCAACTGTCCGATCGCTGTCACACACTTTCTACACAATCAGGAAAATGTTCCCTTT CTGACAGCTCAGATCTCAGAGAACCTGGGAGAGGATGAGCGGCTGGTCCAGGGTCTGTGTGCGCTTCTGCTCGGCATCTGCATCTATCACAACGACAACTCACTGGAGAACTACACCAA AGATAAGCTGAAGCAGCTGATTGAGAAGCGAATTGGAAAGGAAAACTTTGTAGAGAAACTCTGCTTCATCACCAAACATGAGCTGTACTCGCGGGCGGCTCAGAAGCCACAGCCCGTCTTCCCGTCTCCAGAGCAGATGCTGTTTGACCATGAGTTCACCAAGCTGGTCAAAGACCTGGAGG GTGTTATCACCAAAGCGGTTCACAAAtccagtgaggaggagaaaaaggaagaggaggtgaagaagacaTTGGAGCAACATGACAACATCGTAACTCAGTACAAAGAGCTGATCAGAGAACAG GATGCTCAGATCCAGGAGCTCAAAGAGCAGGTGGAGTCCATGACGTCTCAGAACGAACAGATGCAGACTACAGTCACACAGCAGCTGTCCCAGATCCAGCAGCACAAAGACCAGTACAACATCCTCAAGCTTAAGTTAG GTAAGGAGAACCAGAGTCAGGTGAACGGTCAGGGAGAAGGCTCTCAGGTGAACGGGctgcagacagaggagctgacgcagctcagagaggaagtggaggagctgcgCAAGCAACAAACACTTCTCCAGACACAACTCAGTGACAAAGACGCACTTATCAACAGCCTG AAGTCAGAGGCAGCACAGACAGCAGAGGGTTCAGCAGgagcaacagaaaacacagaactaCTCAAG GAGCTGGAGGCTTTGAGGAGTCAGCTTCAGTCCCAGTCGTCAGAAATCAACCAgctgaagacagagagacaagaaCTTGTCAGAAGAGCAGAGGCTGGG TCCTCAAACGCGGTCCCCAGCAGCGACAGCTCCATAGACACAGCCAAGATGGCAGAACTAGAGAGCAGACTTGCAGCACAGACGACTGAAACAGAGAGACTCAAG GAGGAGACAAAGAGCTTGACTGCGAGTCGAGCAGACCTCGAGCAGCAGTTGGCTTCTGCCACCAGCACGGTGGCCATCCTGCAGACGGAGAAAGCGAAGCAGCAAACGGACTTGCAGGAGTCCAAGAAGGAGCAGGACGacctgctgatgctgctggcCGACCAGGACCAGAAGATCCACAGCCTCAAACAGAGACTCAAAGGCCTGGGAGAAACG GTGGAAGATGAAGACGACCTCGATGCCAGGGACCAAACAGACGacgatgatgaggaggatgaagaggaggattaa
- the uso1 gene encoding general vesicular transport factor p115 isoform X4: MNFFRGVMGGQAVGPQPSGAETIQKLCDRVASSTLLEDRRDAVRALKSLSKKYRMEVGTQAMDHLINILQTDRSDSEILGYALDTLYNIICNDEEEEQDENAQKQADDLGAQFTDTFIQEPEHVSLILSLLEEFDFHVRWPGVKLLTALLKNQCTQVQGVILVSPMGVSRLMDLLADSREVIRNDGLLLLQQLTKSNAAIQKIVAFENAFERLLDIITEEGSSDGGIVVEDCLLLLLNLLKNNSSNQNFFKEGSYIQRMKPWFEVGDDNSGWSAQKVTNLHLMLQLVRVMVSPVNSPGATASCQKSMYQCGLLQQLCTILMATGVPADILTETINTVSEVIRGSQVNQDYFASVNAPSNPPRPAIVVLLMSMVNERQPFVLRCAVLYCFQCFLYKNQKGQGEIVATLLPSTIDANSISAGQLLCGGLFSADSLSNWCAAVALAHALQDNLTQKEQLLRVQLATSLGKPPVSLLQQCTNILSQGDKIVRRGSKVQTRVGLLMLLCTWISNCPIAVTHFLHNQENVPFLTAQISENLGEDERLVQGLCALLLGICIYHNDNSLENYTKDKLKQLIEKRIGKENFVEKLCFITKHELYSRAAQKPQPVFPSPEQMLFDHEFTKLVKDLEGVITKAVHKSSEEEKKEEEVKKTLEQHDNIVTQYKELIREQDAQIQELKEQVESMTSQNEQMQTTVTQQLSQIQQHKDQYNILKLKLGKENQSQVNGQGEGSQVNGLQTEELTQLREEVEELRKQQTLLQTQLSDKDALINSLKSEAAQTAEGSAGATENTELLKELEALRSQLQSQSSEINQLKTERQELVRRAEAGSSNAVPSSDSSIDTAKMAELESRLAAQTTETERLKEETKSLTASRADLEQQLASATSTVAILQTEKAKQQTDLQESKKEQDDLLMLLADQDQKIHSLKQRLKGLGETVEDEDDLDARDQTDDDDEEDEEED; the protein is encoded by the exons ATGAACTTCTTCAGGGGGGTGATGGGCGGACAGGCGGTCGGGCCGCAGCCGTCCGGAGCCGAGACG ATCCAGAAGCTGTGTGACAGGGTGGCCTCCTCAACACTCCTGGAAGACCGTAGAGATGCTGTTCGGGCGCTCAAGTCTCTGTCTAAG AAATATCGCATGGAAGTTGGGACACAGGCGATGGATCACTTGATTAACATACTGCAAACAGACAG GTCTGACTCGGAAATCCTTGGCTATGCTTTGGACACACTGTACAACATCATCTGcaatgatgaggaggaagagcaag ATGAGAATGCCCAGAAGCAGGCAGATGACCTCGGTGCCCAGTTTACAGACACGTTCATTCAGGAGCCTGAGCATGTGTCGCTTATTCTCTCTCTGTTGGAG GAGTTTGACTTCCACGTGCGTTGGCCGGGGGTGAAGCTGTTGACTGCTCTCCTGAAGAATCAGTGTACCCAGGTGCAGGGCGTCATTCTGGTCAGCCCCATGG gTGTTTCCAGACTAATGGACCTTTTGGCAGACTCTAGAGAAGTAATTCGCAATGAT GGATTACTGTTGCTTCAGCAGCTGACTAAAAGCAACGCTGCCATTCAGAAAATCGTGGCATTTGAAAACGCTTTTGAGCGCCTCTTGGATATAATTACAGAGGAAGGTAGCAGTGATGGAG GTATCGTGGTGGAAgactgtttgctgctgctgctcaatcTGCTGAAGAACAACAGCTCCAACCAGAATTTCTTCAAGGAGGGCTCCTACATCCAGAGAATGAAGCCCTGGTTCGAGGTCGGTGACGATAACTCGGGCTGGTCTGCTCAGAAGGTCACCAACCTCCACCTAATGCTGCAG CTGGTGCGAGTGATGGTGTCTCCAGTGAACTCTCCTGGAGCGACAGCCAGTTGTCAGAAGTCCATGTACCAGTGTGGCCTGCTGCAGCAGTTATGCACCATCCTCATGGCCACTGGTGTTCCTGCTGACATCCTCACTGAG ACCATCAACACTGTATCAGAGGTCATCAGGGGCTCACAGGTCAACCAGGACTACTTTGCTTCTGTCAATGCTCCTTCAAACCCACCGAG ACCAGCGATCGTGGTCCTGCTCATGTCCATGGTGAATGAGAGACAACCGTTCGTACTTCGCTGTGCAGTCCTCTACTGTTTCCAGTGTTTCCTCTACAAAAACCAGAAAGGCCAGGGGGAGATAGTGGCGACACTGTTGCCTTCCACTATTGATG ccAACTCCATCTCAGCGGGTCAGCTGCTGTGCGGAGGCCTCTTCTCAGCAGACTCTCTGTCCAACTGGTGCGCAGCCGTGGCCTTGGCTCATGCATTGCAGGACAACCTCACCCAGAAGGAGCAGCTGCTCAGGGTTCAACTTGCCACTAGTCTGGGCAAACCCCccgtctctctgctgcagcagtgcACCAACATCCTCTCCCAG GGAGATAAGATCGTCCGGCGG GGCAGTAAAGTACAGACCAGGGTCGGCCTCCTCATGCTGCTGTGTACGTGGATCAGCAACTGTCCGATCGCTGTCACACACTTTCTACACAATCAGGAAAATGTTCCCTTT CTGACAGCTCAGATCTCAGAGAACCTGGGAGAGGATGAGCGGCTGGTCCAGGGTCTGTGTGCGCTTCTGCTCGGCATCTGCATCTATCACAACGACAACTCACTGGAGAACTACACCAA AGATAAGCTGAAGCAGCTGATTGAGAAGCGAATTGGAAAGGAAAACTTTGTAGAGAAACTCTGCTTCATCACCAAACATGAGCTGTACTCGCGGGCGGCTCAGAAGCCACAGCCCGTCTTCCCGTCTCCAGAGCAGATGCTGTTTGACCATGAGTTCACCAAGCTGGTCAAAGACCTGGAGG GTGTTATCACCAAAGCGGTTCACAAAtccagtgaggaggagaaaaaggaagaggaggtgaagaagacaTTGGAGCAACATGACAACATCGTAACTCAGTACAAAGAGCTGATCAGAGAACAG GATGCTCAGATCCAGGAGCTCAAAGAGCAGGTGGAGTCCATGACGTCTCAGAACGAACAGATGCAGACTACAGTCACACAGCAGCTGTCCCAGATCCAGCAGCACAAAGACCAGTACAACATCCTCAAGCTTAAGTTAG GTAAGGAGAACCAGAGTCAGGTGAACGGTCAGGGAGAAGGCTCTCAGGTGAACGGGctgcagacagaggagctgacgcagctcagagaggaagtggaggagctgcgCAAGCAACAAACACTTCTCCAGACACAACTCAGTGACAAAGACGCACTTATCAACAGCCTG AAGTCAGAGGCAGCACAGACAGCAGAGGGTTCAGCAGgagcaacagaaaacacagaactaCTCAAG GAGCTGGAGGCTTTGAGGAGTCAGCTTCAGTCCCAGTCGTCAGAAATCAACCAgctgaagacagagagacaagaaCTTGTCAGAAGAGCAGAGGCTGGG TCCTCAAACGCGGTCCCCAGCAGCGACAGCTCCATAGACACAGCCAAGATGGCAGAACTAGAGAGCAGACTTGCAGCACAGACGACTGAAACAGAGAGACTCAAG GAGGAGACAAAGAGCTTGACTGCGAGTCGAGCAGACCTCGAGCAGCAGTTGGCTTCTGCCACCAGCACGGTGGCCATCCTGCAGACGGAGAAAGCGAAGCAGCAAACGGACTTGCAGGAGTCCAAGAAGGAGCAGGACGacctgctgatgctgctggcCGACCAGGACCAGAAGATCCACAGCCTCAAACAGAGACTCAAAGGCCTGGGAGAAACG GTGGAAGATGAAGACGACCTCGATGCCAGGGACCAAACAGACGacgatgatgaggaggatgaagaggaggattaa
- the uso1 gene encoding general vesicular transport factor p115 isoform X5: protein MNFFRGVMGGQAVGPQPSGAETIQKLCDRVASSTLLEDRRDAVRALKSLSKKYRMEVGTQAMDHLINILQTDRSDSEILGYALDTLYNIICNDEEEEQDENAQKQADDLGAQFTDTFIQEPEHVSLILSLLEEFDFHVRWPGVKLLTALLKNQCTQVQGVILVSPMGVSRLMDLLADSREVIRNDGLLLLQQLTKSNAAIQKIVAFENAFERLLDIITEEGSSDGGIVVEDCLLLLLNLLKNNSSNQNFFKEGSYIQRMKPWFEVGDDNSGWSAQKVTNLHLMLQLVRVMVSPVNSPGATASCQKSMYQCGLLQQLCTILMATGVPADILTETINTVSEVIRGSQVNQDYFASVNAPSNPPRPAIVVLLMSMVNERQPFVLRCAVLYCFQCFLYKNQKGQGEIVATLLPSTIDANSISAGQLLCGGLFSADSLSNWCAAVALAHALQDNLTQKEQLLRVQLATSLGKPPVSLLQQCTNILSQGSKVQTRVGLLMLLCTWISNCPIAVTHFLHNQENVPFLTAQISENLGEDERLVQGLCALLLGICIYHNDNSLENYTKDKLKQLIEKRIGKENFVEKLCFITKHELYSRAAQKPQPVFPSPEQMLFDHEFTKLVKDLEGVITKAVHKSSEEEKKEEEVKKTLEQHDNIVTQYKELIREQDAQIQELKEQVESMTSQNEQMQTTVTQQLSQIQQHKDQYNILKLKLGKENQSQVNGQGEGSQVNGLQTEELTQLREEVEELRKQQTLLQTQLSDKDALINSLKSEAAQTAEGSAGATENTELLKELEALRSQLQSQSSEINQLKTERQELVRRAEAGSSNAVPSSDSSIDTAKMAELESRLAAQTTETERLKEETKSLTASRADLEQQLASATSTVAILQTEKAKQQTDLQESKKEQDDLLMLLADQDQKIHSLKQRLKGLGETVEDEDDLDARDQTDDDDEEDEEED from the exons ATGAACTTCTTCAGGGGGGTGATGGGCGGACAGGCGGTCGGGCCGCAGCCGTCCGGAGCCGAGACG ATCCAGAAGCTGTGTGACAGGGTGGCCTCCTCAACACTCCTGGAAGACCGTAGAGATGCTGTTCGGGCGCTCAAGTCTCTGTCTAAG AAATATCGCATGGAAGTTGGGACACAGGCGATGGATCACTTGATTAACATACTGCAAACAGACAG GTCTGACTCGGAAATCCTTGGCTATGCTTTGGACACACTGTACAACATCATCTGcaatgatgaggaggaagagcaag ATGAGAATGCCCAGAAGCAGGCAGATGACCTCGGTGCCCAGTTTACAGACACGTTCATTCAGGAGCCTGAGCATGTGTCGCTTATTCTCTCTCTGTTGGAG GAGTTTGACTTCCACGTGCGTTGGCCGGGGGTGAAGCTGTTGACTGCTCTCCTGAAGAATCAGTGTACCCAGGTGCAGGGCGTCATTCTGGTCAGCCCCATGG gTGTTTCCAGACTAATGGACCTTTTGGCAGACTCTAGAGAAGTAATTCGCAATGAT GGATTACTGTTGCTTCAGCAGCTGACTAAAAGCAACGCTGCCATTCAGAAAATCGTGGCATTTGAAAACGCTTTTGAGCGCCTCTTGGATATAATTACAGAGGAAGGTAGCAGTGATGGAG GTATCGTGGTGGAAgactgtttgctgctgctgctcaatcTGCTGAAGAACAACAGCTCCAACCAGAATTTCTTCAAGGAGGGCTCCTACATCCAGAGAATGAAGCCCTGGTTCGAGGTCGGTGACGATAACTCGGGCTGGTCTGCTCAGAAGGTCACCAACCTCCACCTAATGCTGCAG CTGGTGCGAGTGATGGTGTCTCCAGTGAACTCTCCTGGAGCGACAGCCAGTTGTCAGAAGTCCATGTACCAGTGTGGCCTGCTGCAGCAGTTATGCACCATCCTCATGGCCACTGGTGTTCCTGCTGACATCCTCACTGAG ACCATCAACACTGTATCAGAGGTCATCAGGGGCTCACAGGTCAACCAGGACTACTTTGCTTCTGTCAATGCTCCTTCAAACCCACCGAG ACCAGCGATCGTGGTCCTGCTCATGTCCATGGTGAATGAGAGACAACCGTTCGTACTTCGCTGTGCAGTCCTCTACTGTTTCCAGTGTTTCCTCTACAAAAACCAGAAAGGCCAGGGGGAGATAGTGGCGACACTGTTGCCTTCCACTATTGATG ccAACTCCATCTCAGCGGGTCAGCTGCTGTGCGGAGGCCTCTTCTCAGCAGACTCTCTGTCCAACTGGTGCGCAGCCGTGGCCTTGGCTCATGCATTGCAGGACAACCTCACCCAGAAGGAGCAGCTGCTCAGGGTTCAACTTGCCACTAGTCTGGGCAAACCCCccgtctctctgctgcagcagtgcACCAACATCCTCTCCCAG GGCAGTAAAGTACAGACCAGGGTCGGCCTCCTCATGCTGCTGTGTACGTGGATCAGCAACTGTCCGATCGCTGTCACACACTTTCTACACAATCAGGAAAATGTTCCCTTT CTGACAGCTCAGATCTCAGAGAACCTGGGAGAGGATGAGCGGCTGGTCCAGGGTCTGTGTGCGCTTCTGCTCGGCATCTGCATCTATCACAACGACAACTCACTGGAGAACTACACCAA AGATAAGCTGAAGCAGCTGATTGAGAAGCGAATTGGAAAGGAAAACTTTGTAGAGAAACTCTGCTTCATCACCAAACATGAGCTGTACTCGCGGGCGGCTCAGAAGCCACAGCCCGTCTTCCCGTCTCCAGAGCAGATGCTGTTTGACCATGAGTTCACCAAGCTGGTCAAAGACCTGGAGG GTGTTATCACCAAAGCGGTTCACAAAtccagtgaggaggagaaaaaggaagaggaggtgaagaagacaTTGGAGCAACATGACAACATCGTAACTCAGTACAAAGAGCTGATCAGAGAACAG GATGCTCAGATCCAGGAGCTCAAAGAGCAGGTGGAGTCCATGACGTCTCAGAACGAACAGATGCAGACTACAGTCACACAGCAGCTGTCCCAGATCCAGCAGCACAAAGACCAGTACAACATCCTCAAGCTTAAGTTAG GTAAGGAGAACCAGAGTCAGGTGAACGGTCAGGGAGAAGGCTCTCAGGTGAACGGGctgcagacagaggagctgacgcagctcagagaggaagtggaggagctgcgCAAGCAACAAACACTTCTCCAGACACAACTCAGTGACAAAGACGCACTTATCAACAGCCTG AAGTCAGAGGCAGCACAGACAGCAGAGGGTTCAGCAGgagcaacagaaaacacagaactaCTCAAG GAGCTGGAGGCTTTGAGGAGTCAGCTTCAGTCCCAGTCGTCAGAAATCAACCAgctgaagacagagagacaagaaCTTGTCAGAAGAGCAGAGGCTGGG TCCTCAAACGCGGTCCCCAGCAGCGACAGCTCCATAGACACAGCCAAGATGGCAGAACTAGAGAGCAGACTTGCAGCACAGACGACTGAAACAGAGAGACTCAAG GAGGAGACAAAGAGCTTGACTGCGAGTCGAGCAGACCTCGAGCAGCAGTTGGCTTCTGCCACCAGCACGGTGGCCATCCTGCAGACGGAGAAAGCGAAGCAGCAAACGGACTTGCAGGAGTCCAAGAAGGAGCAGGACGacctgctgatgctgctggcCGACCAGGACCAGAAGATCCACAGCCTCAAACAGAGACTCAAAGGCCTGGGAGAAACG GTGGAAGATGAAGACGACCTCGATGCCAGGGACCAAACAGACGacgatgatgaggaggatgaagaggaggattaa